In a genomic window of Caloenas nicobarica isolate bCalNic1 chromosome 29, bCalNic1.hap1, whole genome shotgun sequence:
- the LOC135999711 gene encoding olfactory receptor 14J1-like, with protein MSYDRFVAICKPLHYGTLLGSRACVHMAAAAWATEFLYALLHTANTFSLPLCKGNAVDQFFCEIPQILKLSCSHSYRREAGLLVVSALLAFGCFVFIVVSYVQIFRAVLRIPSEQGRHKAFSTCLPHLAVVSLFISTAMFTYLKPPSISSPFVDLVVSVLYSVVPPAVNPLIYSMRNQELKDALSKLNDWISSEARHCLCLLHKSYSLTH; from the coding sequence atgtcctatgaccgctttgttgccatctgcaaacccctgcactacgggaccctcctgggcagcagagcttgtgtccacatggcagcagctgcctgggccactgagtttctctatgctctgctgcacacggccaatacattttcactgccactgtgcaagggcaatgctgtggaccagttcttctgtgaaatcccccagatcctcaagctctcctgctcacactcctaccgcagggaagctgggcttcttgtggttagtgcATTATTAGCATTTggctgttttgtgttcattgtggtgtcctatgtgcagatcttcagggctgtgctgaggatcccctctgagcagggacggcacaaagccttttccacatgcctccctcacctggccgtggtctctcttttcatcagcactgccatgtttacatacctgaaacccccctccatctcttccccatttgtggacctggtggtgtctgttctgtactcagtggtgcctccagcagtgaaccccctcatctacagcatgaggaaccaggagctcaaggatgccctgtcGAAACTGAatgactggatttcttctgaagctaGACACTGTCTCTGTCTTCTACATAAGAGTTATAGTCTAACTCACTGA
- the LOC135999581 gene encoding antigen WC1.1-like: MGTEGLLSPQTLWLLLWVQLCRGAAEVRLADGGRRCAGRVEVKHQGQWGTVCAYHWSMNDAAVVCKQLGCGSAVGAPQYGHFGAGSGPIWMDDVGCNGTESTLSDCKHAGWGEDNCDHSEDAGVMCSGFFRLVGGKSRCSGHVEIRDGDQWKTVWDSHFGPKAAEVVCRELQCGVALPVSGGGHFGEGVGPMWDGELQCVGNESLLSSCPTGSSRDQACTQMNSAAVSCTQYTAFWLVNGSTACAGRVEVQVLGTWGTLCASRWDLSDAHVLCRQLHCGFAESIPGGEYFGRETGPVWRDSFHCDGTEAHLGQCPVTTLGASPCSHGNNAAVICSGPADSASLRLVGGGSRCNGRVEIFQRGTWGRVLDDQWDVQEASVVCRQLWCGEAEKAYNPPKPERGTGPVGLRGVRCAGHEASLTLCNTSLPRRALLGGVVEDVGVICWGSRRVWLVNGSGRCAGRVEIYYQGSWGTVCDDGWDLSDAAVVCHQLGCGGPVEVADSARFGEGSGHIWLDGVNCSGSEAALWDCAAGPWGQHDCRHKEDAGVICSEFMALRLENSDGCSGRLQVFYNGTWGSVCSNAMTPDTVSLACKELGCGDGGSLETDLSYGRVSGPAWLDYVQCGEKNNSFWQCPSAPWDPQSCDDLRDETYITCNEMPPEPLAPCPNSTSCTDREKIRAVGGEDGCSGRVELWHHGSWGTVCDDSWDMRDAQVACRQLGCGPAVSALREAAFGVGQGPIWLERVECRGTESSPQDCWARPGDGRACRHKEDAAVRCSAAPRTAASPPQADPTQGRPTLNGRISVPVIICIILGALLCLLLALLAGQVLRARAGRRGSRTAQELFPEAVYEEIGYSPVQEKQARFGRSDVLVPHGDDPAEGYDDARELSHPAEDDGPGQGAWETPRVPEEGAGPRDAPRGGSLCSQRSAGVPGAEGDTSSLSPGSMGYDDAEEISLAHPCEDTKAVTELGAQQFLSPQPGNPIPAVQVGAAGREERSVQLGEP, from the exons ATGGGCACAGAGGGACTCCTGTCCCCTCAGAcgctgtggctgctcctctgggtaCAGCTGTGCAGGG GTGctgcggaggtgaggctggcggatggcggcaggcgctgtgctgggagagtggaggtgaaacaccagggacagtgggggacTGTGTGTGCTTACCACTGGAGTATGAACGatgcagcagtggtttgtaagcagctgggctgtgggtctgctgttggagctcCTCAGTACGGACactttggggcaggatctggccccattTGGATGGATGATGTCGGCTGTAATGGCACTGAATCTACCCTGTCTGACTGCAAACATGCAGGATGGGGTGAAGATAACTGTGATCATTCTGAGGATGCTGGAGTGATGTGTTCAG gatttttccgtctggtgggagggaagagccgCTGCTCAGGACATGTGGAGATCCGTGATGgggaccagtggaaaactgtttgggattcccactttggccccaaagctgctgaggtggtctgcagggagctgcagtgcggcgtggccctgcctgtgtctggaggaggtcactttggagaaggggttggtcccatgtgggatggagagctgcagtgtgtggggaatgagtccctcctgtcctcctgccccacggggtccTCCCGGGACCAGGCCTGCACCCAGATGAAcagcgctgctgtcagctgcacac agtaCACAGCGTTCTGGCTGGTGAacggcagcacagcctgtgcagggagggtggaggtccaggtgctggggacctgggggaccCTCTGTGCCTCCCGCTGGGATCTCTCGGATGCCCACGTTCTGTGTCGTCAACTCCACTGTGGGTTTGCTGAGTCCATTCCTGGAGGAGAGTATTTTGGGAGAGAAACCGGCCCTGTCTGGAGAGACTCGTTCCACTGTGACGGGACTGAAGCCCACCTGGGACAGTGCCCAGTGACCACCCTGGGGGCCTCCCCATGCTCCCACGGGAACAACGCTGCTGTCATTTGCTCAG gcccagCCGACTCTGCGTCCCTGCGGCTGGTGGGCGGAGGGAGCCGGTGCAACGGGCGAGTGGAGATCTTCCAGCGCGGGACGTGGGGCAGAGTCCTGGACGACCAGTGGGACGTGCAGGAGGCCAGCGTGGTGTGCCGGCAGCTGTggtgtggagaggcagaaaaagcctaCAACCCCCCAAAGCCTGAGCGAGGGAcgggccccgtggggctgcgAGGGGTCCGGTGCGCGGGGCACGAGGCCAGCCTGACCCTCTGcaacacctccctgcccaggagaGCCCTGTTGGGAGGGGTTGTGGAGGACGTGGGAGTCATTTGCTGGG GGAGCCGGCGGGTCTGGCTCGTGAATGGGTCCGGGCGCTGCGCAGGGAGAGTGGAGATCTActaccagggcagctgggggaccGTCTGTGACGATGGCTGGGACTTGTCTGATGCCGCCGTCGTTTGCCACCAGCTGGGTTGTGGAGGGCCGGTGGAGGTGGCCGACTCTGCTCGGTTCGGAGAAGGCTCCGGCCACATCTGGCTGGACGGTGTGAACTGCTCTGGGTCCGAAGCTGCTCTCTGGGACTGCGCTGCCGGGCCCTGGGGGCAGCACGACTGCAGGCACAAAGAGGACGCGGGCGTCATCTGctcag agTTCATGGCcctgaggctggagaacagtGACGGCTGCTCCGGGCGCCTGCAGGTCTTCTACAACGGGACGTGGGGGAGTGTTTGCTCCAATGCGATGACTCCTGACACGGTGTCGCTGGCgtgcaaggagctgggctgtggggatggAGGATCCCTGGAAACAGACCTGTCCTATGGCAGGGTGtctggccctgcctggctggattACGTGCagtgtggggagaaaaacaactctttttggcagtgtccctctgctccctgggaccCACAGTCATGCGATGACCTGCGAGATGAGACCTACATCACCTGCAATG AAATGCCCCCAGAGCCTTTGGCCCCGTGCCCCAactccaccagctgcacag aCAGGGAGAAGATCCGTGCCGTGGGAGGCGAGGACGGGTGCTCGGGCAGAGTGGAGCTCTGGCATCACGGCTCCTGGGGGACAGTGTGCGATGACTCCTGGGACATGCGGGATGCCCAGGTGgcgtgcaggcagctgggctgtggccccGCGGTGTCTGCCCTGCGTGAGGCTGCTTTTGGGGTGGGGCAAGGCCCCATCTGGCTGGAGCGGGTGGAGTGCCGGGGGACGGAGTCGTCTCCGCAGGACTGCTGGGCCCGGCCTGGGGACGGACGTGCTTGCCGgcataaggaagatgctgccGTGCGCTGCTCgg ctgcacccaggacagcagcatccccaccccAAGCAG ATCCCACCCAGGGCCGTCCGACTCTCAATGGGAGGATCTCAGTGCCCGTCATCATCTGCATCATCCTGGGGgcccttctctgcctgctcctggccctgctggccgGGCAAGTgctcagagccagggctgggcgcAGAG gctccaggacagcccaggagctcttccCCGAGGCCGTGTATGAGGAGATCGGTTACAGCCCAGTGCAGGAGAAGCAGGCGAGGTTTGGTCGCTCAG atgttcttgttCCACATGGGGATGACCCAGCAGAGGGCTATGATGATGCCAGGGAGCTTTCTCACCCTGCGGAGGACGATGGCCCTGGACAGGGAGCTTGGGAAACGCCCAGGGTgccagaggagggagcaggacccAGGGATGCACCCAGAG GGGGCAGCCTGTGCTCCCAGAGAAGTGCCggggtccctggagctgaaggagaCACCTCGTCCCTGTCCCCGGGGAGCATGGGCTATGATGATGCTGAAGAGATCTCTCTGGCACATCCTTGTGAGGACACAaaggctgtgacagagctgggtgCACAGCAATTCCTGAGCCCCCAGCCAGGAAaccccatccctgctgtgcaggtgggtgcagccgggagggaggagaggtctgtgcagctgggagagccGTGA